The Bubalus kerabau isolate K-KA32 ecotype Philippines breed swamp buffalo chromosome X, PCC_UOA_SB_1v2, whole genome shotgun sequence genome has a segment encoding these proteins:
- the NHS gene encoding actin remodeling regulator NHS isoform X10, producing MRKPKLQELPSQHGELQVPALRMATRKAEDKPLRSRALETKRPQSTAVSNLDVESKLSVYYRAPWHQQRNIFLPATRPPCVEELHRQARQSLQALRREHRSRSDRREQRAAAPISVAAPPLPAYPPAHSQRRREAKDRHFLTFNSTRSPSPTECCHMTPWSRKSHPPEDEDTDVMLGQRPKNPVHNIPSTLDKQTNWSKALPLPTPEEKMKQDAQVISSCIIPINVTGVGFDREASIRCSLVHSQSVLQRRRKLRRRKTISGIPRRVQQEIDSDESPVARERNVIVHTNPDPSNTVNRRSGTRDSECQTEDILIAAPSRRRIRAQRGQSIAASLSHSAGNISALADKGDTVFTTAVSSRTRSRSLPREGNRGGDAEPKVGAKPSAYEEGEPFVGDQERTLTDCSEAPNSPSAQEHQPALSLACSQHLHSPQHKLNERGRSRLSRMAADSGSCDISSNSDTFGSPIHCISTAGVLLSSHMDQKDDHQSSSGNWSGSSSTCPSQTSETIPPAASPPLTGSSHCDSELSLNTAPHANEDTSVFVTEQYNDQLEKVRGHRTNSFTSTVADLLDDPNNSNTSDSEWNYLHHHHDASCRQDFSPERPKADSLGCPSFTSMATYDSFLEKSPSDKADTSSHFSVDTEGYYTSMHFDCGLKGSKNYVCHYAALGPENGQGVGVPPALSDCAWQDYLDHRRQGRPSISFRKPKAKPTPPKRSSSLRKSDGNADTSEKKEPKTSSGQLLPHSSREMKLPLDFSNTPSRMENANLPTKPEPSWMNQNEHGIKEPQLDTPDVPPFKDEGAESTHYADLWLLNDLKTNDPYRSLSNSSTATGTTVIECIKSPESSESQTSQSESRATTPSLPSVDNEFKLASPEKLAGLASPSSGYSSQSETPTSSFPTAFFSGPLSPGGSKRKPKVPERKSSLQQPSLKDGTLSLSKDLELPIIPPTHLDLSALHNVLNKPFHHRHPLHVFSHNKQNTVGETLRSNPPPSLAITPTVLKSVNLRSISKSEEVKQKEGNNTDLPYLEESTLTTGKIRPHVIKKSLPCQYTTEDTILSFLDSSAVEMGPDKLQLEKKHTFDVKHHCDPETVTSAGSNLLDSSVTRDQMHMESEPVSENKPSKSCDFLTEGFQRVSAACPNDSDGKTLQYGAGPDGALAQVQKLSFVDREEAAPPESVDVLTPQSDSPTRVTDIGYQLKRQLGMSHHHDKVPGNISSEAEISTINPCPEKCSEQENIASGISAKSASDNSGAEETQGSVDEVSLKESSPSDDSVISPLSEDSQAEAESVFVSPNKPRTTEDLFAVIHRSKRKVLGRKDSGDMSVRSKSRASLGSSSSNSAGSVTSPNSNVTTPNSQRSPGLIYRNAKKSNTSNEEFKLLLLKKGSRSDSSYRMSATEILKSPILPKPPGDLTAESPQSPHEAHQGSPGTEALSPLSPCCPRVNAEGFSSKNFATSASARVGRSRAPPAASSSRYSVRCRLYNAPMQAISEGETENSDGSPHDDRSSQSST from the exons TTTAACAGCACCCGTTCGCCCTCCCCCACTGAATGTTGCCACATGACCCCATGGAGTAGAAAG TCCCATCCCCCAGAGGATGAAGATACAGATGTCATGTTAGGGCAAAGGCCGAAAAACCCAGTACACAATATCCCCTCCACACTGGACAAGCAGACCAACTGGAGCAAAGCGCTGCCTCTCCCGACGCCAGAGGAAAAGATGAAACAAGATGCCCAAGTGATTTCTTCCTGCATTATTCCCATCAACGTCACTG GAGTCGGTTTTGACAGAGAGGCTAGTATACGCTGCTCTCTTGTTCATTCACAATCTGTGCTACAGCGGAGACGAAAACTGAGGAGGAGGAAAACCATTTCGGGTATCCCCAGAAGAGTTCAGCAAGAAATAG ATTCTGATGAATCACCTGTGGCCAGGGAAAGGAATGTGATTGTGCACACAAATCCAGACCCTTCCAACACTGTCAACAGGAGGTCTGGAACCAGGGACTCGGAGTGCCAAACTGAGGATATTCTGATTGCTGCTCCATCCAGAAGAAGAATCAGAGCTCAAAGAggtcaaagtattgcagcttcccTTTCTCATTCTGCTGGCAACAtttctgcactggcagacaaAGGTGACACCGTGTTTACTACTGCAGTGAGCAGCCGCACGAGATCTCGGAGCCTTCCCAGGGAGGGCAACAGAGGTGGGGATGCTGAGCCCAAAGTTGGTGCTAAACCCTCAGCATATGAAGAGGGGGAGCCTTTCGTGGGAGACCAAGAAAGAACCCTTACCGATTGCAGTGAGGCCCCCAACAGCCCCAGTGCACAGGAGCACCAGCCTGCTTTGAGCCTGGCCTGTTCTCAACATCTTCACAGCCCCCAGCACAAGTTAAATGAGAGAGGGAGGTCGCGTCTGTCCCGGATGGCTGCCGATTCTGGCAGCTGCGACATCTCCTCCAACTCGGACACCTTTGGGAGCCCCATCCACTGCATTTCCACAGCTGGCGTCCTCCTCAGCAGCCACATGGACCAGAAAGATGACCACCAGTCATCCAGTGGCAACTGGAGCGGGAGCAGCTCCACATGCCCCTCACAGACCTCAGAGACGATCCCTCCTGCAGCTTCGCCTCCCCTCACTGGCTCTTCACACTGTGACTCGGAGTTGTCACTCAACACGGCCCCTCATGCTAACGAGGACACCAGTGTCTTCGTGACAGAGCAGTACAACGACCAATTGGAGAAAGTGAGAGGCCACCGGACAAACTCCTTTACCTCCACGGTGGCAGACCTGTTGGACGACCCCAACAATAGCAACACGAGCGACAGCGAGTGGAATTACCTACACCATCATCACGACGCCTCCTGCCGCCAGGATTTTAGTCCTGAGCGTCCCAAGGCAGACAGCCTGGGCTGCCCAAGCTTCACGAGCATGGCCACTTATGACAGCTTTCTGGAAAAGTCTCCGTCGGACAAAGCTGACACCAGCTCTCACTTTTCAGTGGACACAGAAGGATACTACACCTCCATGCACTTTGACTGTGGTCTCAAAGGCAGTAAGAATTATGTCTGTCACTATGCAGCCCTGGGCCCGGAGAACGGCCAGGGCGTTGGGGTTCCTCCTGCACTTTCAGACTGTGCCTGGCAGGACTACTTAGACCACAGGAGGCAGGGGAGACCAAGCATCTCTTTCAGGAAACCAAAGGCAAAGCCAACTCCACCTAAACGTAGCTCATCATTGAGGAAGTCTGACGGAAATGCAGACACTTCTGAGAAGAAAGAACCAAAGACAAGCAGTGGCCAGCTCCTGCCTCACAGTTCCAGGGAAATGAAGCTGCCTCTTGATTTCTCCAACACACCTTCTCGAATGGAAAATGCCAATCTTCCCACCAAGCCAGAACCTTCGTGGATGAACCAGAATGAACATGGTATTAAGGAACCTCAGTTAGACACTCCAGATGTTCCACCATTCAAAGATGAAGGTGCTGAATCAACTCACTATGCAGACCTCTGGCTTCTAAATGACTTGAAAACAAATGACCCTTACAGATCTTTATCAAATTCAAGCACTGCTACAGGTACCACTGTTATCGAATGCATTAAATCTCCAGAGAGTTCTGAATCCCAAACATCCCAGTCAGAATCTAGAGCCAccaccccctcccttccttctgtcGACAATGAGTTTAAACTGGCTTCACCAGAAAAGCTGGCTGGCCTGGCATCTCCATCAAGTGGCTACTCCAGCCAGTCTGAAACGCCAACATCCTCTTTCCCTACTGCTTTCTTTTCTggcccactgtctcctggaggcaGCAAAAGAAAGCCGAAAGTCCCAGAAAGGAAATCTTCCCTCCAGCAACCCTCTTTAAAAGATGGCACTCTGTCACTAAGTAAAGATCTGGAACTTCCAATTATACCTCCTACCCATCTTGACCTAAGTGCTCTTCATAATGTCTTGAACAAACCATTCCACCACCGCCACCCACTACACGTCTTCAGTCATAATAAGCAGAACACAGTAGGAGAAACTCTGAGGTCCAATCCTCCACCGTCTCTTGCAATTACACCCACGGTCCTGAAATCAGTTAACCTTAGGTCCATCAGTAAATCTGAAGAAGTTAAGCAAAAAGAAGGCAACAACACAGATCTCCCCTACCTGGAGGAAAGCACTCTCACCACAGGTAAGATTAGGCCACACGTGATTAAGAAATCATTACCATGTCAGTACACCACTGAAGACACCATCCTGTCCTTTTTAGACTCCTCTGCAGTTGAGATGGGACCAGATAAACTACAGTTAGAAAAAAAACATACTTTTGATGTGAAGCATCATTGTGATCCAGAAACAGTAACCTCAGCTGGTAGCAATCTTCTAGATTCAAGTGTCACAAGAGACCAAATGCATATGGAGAGTGAGCCTGTTTCAGAAAACAAACCAAGTAAAAGTTGTGACTTTCTCACGGAAGGCTTTCAGAGGGTCTCTGCTGCTTGCCCAAATGATTCAGATGGTAAGACACTGCAATATGGAGCTGGTCCGGATGGAGCCCTAGCGCAGGTCCAGAAGTTGTCTTTTGTAGATCGCGAGGAAGCTGCACCCCCAGAGTCTGTGGATGTGCTCACACCTCAGTCAGACTCTCCAACTCGAGTCACAGACATAGGCTATCAACTTAAGCGTCAACTTGGGATGAGCCACCACCATGACAAAGTGCCTGGGAATATCAGCTCCGAAGCAGAGATATCAACTATAAATCCATGCCCTGAAAAGTGTTCTGAGCAGGAAAATATTGCTTCAGGGATTTCAGCCAAAAGTGCCTCTGATAACAGCGGAGCAGAGGAGACCCAAGGAAGTGTGGATGAGGTTTCACTGAAAG AATCGTCACCGAGTGATGACTCTGTGATCTCACCATTAAGTGAAGACTCTCAGGCTGAAGCAGAAAGTGTGTTCGTGTCTCCCAACAAACCTCGAACAACTGAGGATTTGTTTGCAGTTATTCACAG GTCCAAGAGGAAagtacttggaagaaaagattcTGGGGACATGTCTGTCCGCAGTAAATCGAGAGCTTCCCtgggcagcagtagcagcaacagtgCCGGTTCTGTCACCTCGCCCAACAGCAATGTGACCACCCCAAACAGCCAGAGGTCTCCTGGCCTCATCTACCGAAATGCCAAAAAGTCCAACACATCCAATGAAGAGTTTAAGCTATTACTCCTGAAGAAAGGCAGTCGCTCAGATTCCAGTTACCGTATGTCTGCTACTGAGATCCTGAAGAGTCCCATCCTGCCCAAACCTCCTGGGGACCTCACCGCGGAGTCCCCCCAAAGCCCCCATGAGGCCCATCAGGGGTCACCAGGAACTGAAGCACTATCTCCCCTCTCTCCGTGCTGCCCACGGGTTAATGCAGAAGGGTTTTCCTCAAAGAACTTTGCCACCTCAGCATCGGCCAGGGTTGGACGTTCCCGGGCTCCTCCTGCGGCCAGCAGCAGCCGCTACAGTGTCCGCTGCAGGCTGTACAACGCGCCCATGCAGGCAATCTCCGAGGGTGAGACCGAAAACTCTGACGGGAGCCCACACGACGACCGATCCTCCCAGAGCTCCACGTAG
- the NHS gene encoding actin remodeling regulator NHS isoform X8, producing the protein MSSIKALLRILMSTKGYENTWRRSELAVCSIKDCFHPHFLDEETQAPRTVSNLDVESKLSVYYRAPWHQQRNIFLPATRPPCVEELHRQARQSLQALRREHRSRSDRREQRAAAPISVAAPPLPAYPPAHSQRRREAKDRHFLTFNSTRSPSPTECCHMTPWSRKSHPPEDEDTDVMLGQRPKNPVHNIPSTLDKQTNWSKALPLPTPEEKMKQDAQVISSCIIPINVTGVGFDREASIRCSLVHSQSVLQRRRKLRRRKTISGIPRRVQQEIDSDESPVARERNVIVHTNPDPSNTVNRRSGTRDSECQTEDILIAAPSRRRIRAQRGQSIAASLSHSAGNISALADKGDTVFTTAVSSRTRSRSLPREGNRGGDAEPKVGAKPSAYEEGEPFVGDQERTLTDCSEAPNSPSAQEHQPALSLACSQHLHSPQHKLNERGRSRLSRMAADSGSCDISSNSDTFGSPIHCISTAGVLLSSHMDQKDDHQSSSGNWSGSSSTCPSQTSETIPPAASPPLTGSSHCDSELSLNTAPHANEDTSVFVTEQYNDQLEKVRGHRTNSFTSTVADLLDDPNNSNTSDSEWNYLHHHHDASCRQDFSPERPKADSLGCPSFTSMATYDSFLEKSPSDKADTSSHFSVDTEGYYTSMHFDCGLKGSKNYVCHYAALGPENGQGVGVPPALSDCAWQDYLDHRRQGRPSISFRKPKAKPTPPKRSSSLRKSDGNADTSEKKEPKTSSGQLLPHSSREMKLPLDFSNTPSRMENANLPTKPEPSWMNQNEHGIKEPQLDTPDVPPFKDEGAESTHYADLWLLNDLKTNDPYRSLSNSSTATGTTVIECIKSPESSESQTSQSESRATTPSLPSVDNEFKLASPEKLAGLASPSSGYSSQSETPTSSFPTAFFSGPLSPGGSKRKPKVPERKSSLQQPSLKDGTLSLSKDLELPIIPPTHLDLSALHNVLNKPFHHRHPLHVFSHNKQNTVGETLRSNPPPSLAITPTVLKSVNLRSISKSEEVKQKEGNNTDLPYLEESTLTTGKIRPHVIKKSLPCQYTTEDTILSFLDSSAVEMGPDKLQLEKKHTFDVKHHCDPETVTSAGSNLLDSSVTRDQMHMESEPVSENKPSKSCDFLTEGFQRVSAACPNDSDGKTLQYGAGPDGALAQVQKLSFVDREEAAPPESVDVLTPQSDSPTRVTDIGYQLKRQLGMSHHHDKVPGNISSEAEISTINPCPEKCSEQENIASGISAKSASDNSGAEETQGSVDEVSLKESSPSDDSVISPLSEDSQAEAESVFVSPNKPRTTEDLFAVIHRSKRKVLGRKDSGDMSVRSKSRASLGSSSSNSAGSVTSPNSNVTTPNSQRSPGLIYRNAKKSNTSNEEFKLLLLKKGSRSDSSYRMSATEILKSPILPKPPGDLTAESPQSPHEAHQGSPGTEALSPLSPCCPRVNAEGFSSKNFATSASARVGRSRAPPAASSSRYSVRCRLYNAPMQAISEGETENSDGSPHDDRSSQSST; encoded by the exons TTTAACAGCACCCGTTCGCCCTCCCCCACTGAATGTTGCCACATGACCCCATGGAGTAGAAAG TCCCATCCCCCAGAGGATGAAGATACAGATGTCATGTTAGGGCAAAGGCCGAAAAACCCAGTACACAATATCCCCTCCACACTGGACAAGCAGACCAACTGGAGCAAAGCGCTGCCTCTCCCGACGCCAGAGGAAAAGATGAAACAAGATGCCCAAGTGATTTCTTCCTGCATTATTCCCATCAACGTCACTG GAGTCGGTTTTGACAGAGAGGCTAGTATACGCTGCTCTCTTGTTCATTCACAATCTGTGCTACAGCGGAGACGAAAACTGAGGAGGAGGAAAACCATTTCGGGTATCCCCAGAAGAGTTCAGCAAGAAATAG ATTCTGATGAATCACCTGTGGCCAGGGAAAGGAATGTGATTGTGCACACAAATCCAGACCCTTCCAACACTGTCAACAGGAGGTCTGGAACCAGGGACTCGGAGTGCCAAACTGAGGATATTCTGATTGCTGCTCCATCCAGAAGAAGAATCAGAGCTCAAAGAggtcaaagtattgcagcttcccTTTCTCATTCTGCTGGCAACAtttctgcactggcagacaaAGGTGACACCGTGTTTACTACTGCAGTGAGCAGCCGCACGAGATCTCGGAGCCTTCCCAGGGAGGGCAACAGAGGTGGGGATGCTGAGCCCAAAGTTGGTGCTAAACCCTCAGCATATGAAGAGGGGGAGCCTTTCGTGGGAGACCAAGAAAGAACCCTTACCGATTGCAGTGAGGCCCCCAACAGCCCCAGTGCACAGGAGCACCAGCCTGCTTTGAGCCTGGCCTGTTCTCAACATCTTCACAGCCCCCAGCACAAGTTAAATGAGAGAGGGAGGTCGCGTCTGTCCCGGATGGCTGCCGATTCTGGCAGCTGCGACATCTCCTCCAACTCGGACACCTTTGGGAGCCCCATCCACTGCATTTCCACAGCTGGCGTCCTCCTCAGCAGCCACATGGACCAGAAAGATGACCACCAGTCATCCAGTGGCAACTGGAGCGGGAGCAGCTCCACATGCCCCTCACAGACCTCAGAGACGATCCCTCCTGCAGCTTCGCCTCCCCTCACTGGCTCTTCACACTGTGACTCGGAGTTGTCACTCAACACGGCCCCTCATGCTAACGAGGACACCAGTGTCTTCGTGACAGAGCAGTACAACGACCAATTGGAGAAAGTGAGAGGCCACCGGACAAACTCCTTTACCTCCACGGTGGCAGACCTGTTGGACGACCCCAACAATAGCAACACGAGCGACAGCGAGTGGAATTACCTACACCATCATCACGACGCCTCCTGCCGCCAGGATTTTAGTCCTGAGCGTCCCAAGGCAGACAGCCTGGGCTGCCCAAGCTTCACGAGCATGGCCACTTATGACAGCTTTCTGGAAAAGTCTCCGTCGGACAAAGCTGACACCAGCTCTCACTTTTCAGTGGACACAGAAGGATACTACACCTCCATGCACTTTGACTGTGGTCTCAAAGGCAGTAAGAATTATGTCTGTCACTATGCAGCCCTGGGCCCGGAGAACGGCCAGGGCGTTGGGGTTCCTCCTGCACTTTCAGACTGTGCCTGGCAGGACTACTTAGACCACAGGAGGCAGGGGAGACCAAGCATCTCTTTCAGGAAACCAAAGGCAAAGCCAACTCCACCTAAACGTAGCTCATCATTGAGGAAGTCTGACGGAAATGCAGACACTTCTGAGAAGAAAGAACCAAAGACAAGCAGTGGCCAGCTCCTGCCTCACAGTTCCAGGGAAATGAAGCTGCCTCTTGATTTCTCCAACACACCTTCTCGAATGGAAAATGCCAATCTTCCCACCAAGCCAGAACCTTCGTGGATGAACCAGAATGAACATGGTATTAAGGAACCTCAGTTAGACACTCCAGATGTTCCACCATTCAAAGATGAAGGTGCTGAATCAACTCACTATGCAGACCTCTGGCTTCTAAATGACTTGAAAACAAATGACCCTTACAGATCTTTATCAAATTCAAGCACTGCTACAGGTACCACTGTTATCGAATGCATTAAATCTCCAGAGAGTTCTGAATCCCAAACATCCCAGTCAGAATCTAGAGCCAccaccccctcccttccttctgtcGACAATGAGTTTAAACTGGCTTCACCAGAAAAGCTGGCTGGCCTGGCATCTCCATCAAGTGGCTACTCCAGCCAGTCTGAAACGCCAACATCCTCTTTCCCTACTGCTTTCTTTTCTggcccactgtctcctggaggcaGCAAAAGAAAGCCGAAAGTCCCAGAAAGGAAATCTTCCCTCCAGCAACCCTCTTTAAAAGATGGCACTCTGTCACTAAGTAAAGATCTGGAACTTCCAATTATACCTCCTACCCATCTTGACCTAAGTGCTCTTCATAATGTCTTGAACAAACCATTCCACCACCGCCACCCACTACACGTCTTCAGTCATAATAAGCAGAACACAGTAGGAGAAACTCTGAGGTCCAATCCTCCACCGTCTCTTGCAATTACACCCACGGTCCTGAAATCAGTTAACCTTAGGTCCATCAGTAAATCTGAAGAAGTTAAGCAAAAAGAAGGCAACAACACAGATCTCCCCTACCTGGAGGAAAGCACTCTCACCACAGGTAAGATTAGGCCACACGTGATTAAGAAATCATTACCATGTCAGTACACCACTGAAGACACCATCCTGTCCTTTTTAGACTCCTCTGCAGTTGAGATGGGACCAGATAAACTACAGTTAGAAAAAAAACATACTTTTGATGTGAAGCATCATTGTGATCCAGAAACAGTAACCTCAGCTGGTAGCAATCTTCTAGATTCAAGTGTCACAAGAGACCAAATGCATATGGAGAGTGAGCCTGTTTCAGAAAACAAACCAAGTAAAAGTTGTGACTTTCTCACGGAAGGCTTTCAGAGGGTCTCTGCTGCTTGCCCAAATGATTCAGATGGTAAGACACTGCAATATGGAGCTGGTCCGGATGGAGCCCTAGCGCAGGTCCAGAAGTTGTCTTTTGTAGATCGCGAGGAAGCTGCACCCCCAGAGTCTGTGGATGTGCTCACACCTCAGTCAGACTCTCCAACTCGAGTCACAGACATAGGCTATCAACTTAAGCGTCAACTTGGGATGAGCCACCACCATGACAAAGTGCCTGGGAATATCAGCTCCGAAGCAGAGATATCAACTATAAATCCATGCCCTGAAAAGTGTTCTGAGCAGGAAAATATTGCTTCAGGGATTTCAGCCAAAAGTGCCTCTGATAACAGCGGAGCAGAGGAGACCCAAGGAAGTGTGGATGAGGTTTCACTGAAAG AATCGTCACCGAGTGATGACTCTGTGATCTCACCATTAAGTGAAGACTCTCAGGCTGAAGCAGAAAGTGTGTTCGTGTCTCCCAACAAACCTCGAACAACTGAGGATTTGTTTGCAGTTATTCACAG GTCCAAGAGGAAagtacttggaagaaaagattcTGGGGACATGTCTGTCCGCAGTAAATCGAGAGCTTCCCtgggcagcagtagcagcaacagtgCCGGTTCTGTCACCTCGCCCAACAGCAATGTGACCACCCCAAACAGCCAGAGGTCTCCTGGCCTCATCTACCGAAATGCCAAAAAGTCCAACACATCCAATGAAGAGTTTAAGCTATTACTCCTGAAGAAAGGCAGTCGCTCAGATTCCAGTTACCGTATGTCTGCTACTGAGATCCTGAAGAGTCCCATCCTGCCCAAACCTCCTGGGGACCTCACCGCGGAGTCCCCCCAAAGCCCCCATGAGGCCCATCAGGGGTCACCAGGAACTGAAGCACTATCTCCCCTCTCTCCGTGCTGCCCACGGGTTAATGCAGAAGGGTTTTCCTCAAAGAACTTTGCCACCTCAGCATCGGCCAGGGTTGGACGTTCCCGGGCTCCTCCTGCGGCCAGCAGCAGCCGCTACAGTGTCCGCTGCAGGCTGTACAACGCGCCCATGCAGGCAATCTCCGAGGGTGAGACCGAAAACTCTGACGGGAGCCCACACGACGACCGATCCTCCCAGAGCTCCACGTAG